The proteins below come from a single Aegilops tauschii subsp. strangulata cultivar AL8/78 chromosome 6, Aet v6.0, whole genome shotgun sequence genomic window:
- the LOC109757019 gene encoding uncharacterized protein: MLRLGLHPCPHFSPPQPHPTLPRRLAASPLPRPPFPSAFTALQARNPPLQAAVSGAASGEERRGVDEGEEGADLHEALTKTRRLVECAMFASVAGLAYFLSNSLAIENYFSCFFPLPIVISSLRWGLEAGRKTMVATVLLLFTLSGPVKALTYLLMHGVVGLSMGTMWRLETNWIVSIIICAIIRAVGACGYVLVTSFLIRENIFQLITVNIHASLTYILAAAGVNTIPSMDAIYVIFGTLVLLNSGFFVFILHIIYTIFLTKLGIKPSLRLPRWLGKATSS, from the exons ATGCTTCGCCTTGGCCTCCATCCTTGCCCCCACTTCTCCCCGCCGCAACCCCACCCCACCCTCCCCCGCCGGTTGGCCGCCTCTCCGCTCCCAAGGCCCCCCTTTCCATCCGCCTTCACCGCGCTCCAAGCTCGAAACCCTCCGCTTCAGGCCGCCGTCAGCGGAGCCGCCTCCGGGGAGGAACGGCGGGGCGTGGATGAGGGCGAGGAAGGCGCGGACCTGCACGAGGCGCTCACCAAGACGCGGCGGCTCGTCGAGTGCGCCATGTTCGCATCCGTTGCTGGTCTCGCCTACTTCCTCAGCAACTCCCTCGCCATCGAG AATTACTTCAGCTGCTTTTTTCCGTTGCCAATAGTCATCTCCTCCTTAAGATGGGGATTAGAAGCCGGCAGGAAAACTATG GTGGCTACTGTTTTACTGCTCTTCACATTGTCTGGCCCTGTCAAAGCATTGACTTATCTG CTTATGCATGGAGTAGTTGGTCTATCCATGGGTACTATGTGGAG GTTGGAGACCAATTGGATTGTTTCCATCATAATCTGCGCAATT ATACGTGCAGTGGGAGCTTGTGGATATGTGTTAGTGACATCGTTCTTGATACGAGAAAATATTTTTCAGTTG ATAACCGTTAACATACATGCCTCCTTGACGTACATTCTGGCGGCGGCTGGTGTGAACACGATTCCATCCATGGATGCAATATATGTTATCTTTGGGACACTG GTGCTGCTTAATTCTGGATTCTTTGTCTTCATACTGCATATAATTTACACAATCTTCCTGACTAAGCTGGGAATCAAGCCTTCACTGAGGCTTCCACGATGGCTGGGGAAAGCAACGTCTAGTTGA